A single window of Channa argus isolate prfri chromosome 2, Channa argus male v1.0, whole genome shotgun sequence DNA harbors:
- the brd7 gene encoding bromodomain-containing protein 7 isoform X1: MGKKHKKHKSEKHGYEEYGERPLKLVLKVSGNEVTTGSSSLDTFYDEQSADYDKPKDKKKKKKKDKERNLGSPEDDRGKKKMTKKKKGQDADGDDDREQSRTPIRSELDKLEAEKEQTPLQEALNQLIRQLQRKDPSAFFSFPVTDLIAPGYSAIIKRPMDFSTMKDKVKKECYQSLDELKMDFRIMCENAMIYNKPETIYHKAARKLLHSGMKILSQVGSFRERLESLKQSIEFMSDLDPSAQQLGKSEEQGGTSPDQNRGPVTTDTSKIPQTPSTPRQDKDSKDEAAKVEKELEEIRKVIEESGGKLSNRVLQCDLEFARRKSDGSTTLAILNAADLSAGDVGYCPVKLGMMSNRLQSGVNTLPGFREDKRNRTTPVSYVNYGPFASYAPTYDSSFANISKEDSDLIYSFYGEESSLQGSDSLTEFLAKSDEYVYKVADNLLDAITNGEHSKTLKDPAPQVEVPANTQEDKKDTEVTEPEATSCSGLEFLCTAEELSGEALHFQQKLDETTKLLRDLQEAQRERLSAKQPPNMICLLAPTAKELELAEKVTGNLAKLTGQVAPCDVSSIYGIRKAMGVAVPPEAAGPFTDLTTVQDMAEPMETLPSCQDAFPVVAV, from the exons atggGAAAGAAGCACAAAAAGCACAAGTCTGAAAAACACGGTTATGAAG AATATGGAGAGAGGCCACTGAAACTAGTGTTAAAGGTGTCTGGAAACGAAGTTACGACGGGAAGCTCGAGCCTGGACACATTTTACGACGAACAGTCGGCGGACTATGACAAacccaaagacaaaaagaagaaaaagaagaaggataAAGAGAGAAACCTTGGGTCACCGGAGGACGatagaggaaagaaaaag atgacaaagaaaaagaaaggacaagatgctgatggtgatgatgacCGAGAGCAAAGCAGAACTCCTATTCGTTCAGAGCTGGATAAACTAGAAG CAGAAAAAGAACAGACTCCTCTGCAAGAAGCTTTGAATCAACTCATCAGGCAGCTCCAACG GAAAGACCCCAGTGCATTCTTTTCATTTCCAGTGACAGACCTTATTGCTCCTGGCTATTCTGCAATTATCAAAAGGCCCATGGACTTTAGTACAATGAAGGACAAAGTAAAGAAAGAGTGCTACCAGTCACTGGATGAACTAAAG ATGGATTTCAGGATTATGTGTGAAAATGCCATGATTTACAACAAACCTGAGACAATCTATCATAAAGCTGCTCGGAAGCTGTTACACTCTGGAATGAAGATTTTGAGCCAGGTAGGAAGCTTCAGG GAGAGACTGGAGAGTCTGAAGCAGAGCATAGAATTCATGTCTGACCTTGACCCTTCTGCCCAGCAACTAGGAAAGTCTGAGGAACAAGGGGGCACCAGCCCGGACCAGAACAGAGGACCTGTGACCACAGACACCAGCAAGATTCCCCAAACACCCAGCACACCCAG ACAGGACAAGGACTCTAAGGACGAAGCCGCAAAAGTAGAGAAGGAGTTGGAGGAAATCCGCAAGGTCATTGAGGAATCGGGAGGAAAGCTGTCCAACAGAGTGCTGCAGTGTGAT TTGGAGTTTGCCAGGCGAAAGTCTGATGGCTCCACCACTCTGGCCATCCTCAATGCAGCAGATCTCTCAGCAGGGG ATGTTGGTTATTGTCCTGTGAAACTGGGCATGATGTCCAACCGACTGCAGAGCGGTGTGAACACCCTGCCGGGCTTCAGGGAGGACAAGAGGAACCGCACCACTCCAG TGTCCTACGTGAACTACGGGCCATTTGCCTCCTACGCACCCACCTATGACTCGAGCTTCGCCAACATCAGTAAGGAGGATTCTGACCTTATTTACTCTTTCTACGGAGAAGAGTCCAGTCTGCAGGGATCAGACAG ctTGACAGAGTTCCTGGCCAAATCAGATGAGTACGTGTACAAAGTGGCAGACAATCTCCTGGATGCAATAACGAATGGAGAACATTCAAAAACTCTGAAGGACCCTGCCCCA CAGGTGGAGGTTCCCGCAAATACACAAGAGGACAAGAAAGATACGGAG GTAACTGAACCCGAAGCAACCAGTTGCAGTGGGCTTGAATTCCTGTGCACTGCTGAGGAGCTCTCTGGAG AGGCCTTGCACTTCCAGCAGAAATTGGACGAAACTACAAAGCTGCTGCGCGACTTGCAGGAAGCACAGAGAGAGCGACTAAGTGCCAAGCAGCCTCCAAACATGATCTGCTTGCTGGCCCCAACTGCCAAAGAGCTGGAGCTGG CTGAGAAGGTGACAGGGAACCTGGCTAAGCTGACTGGCCAAGTGGCCCCATGTGATGTCAGCAGCATCTACGGCATCAGGAAGGCCATGGGCGTTGCTGTACCTCCAGAAGCAGCTGGGCCCTTCACAGATCTCACTACag TGCAGGACATGGCTGAACCAATGGAGACCTTGCCCAGTTGCCAGGATGCATTTCCAGTTGTTGCTGTATAA
- the brd7 gene encoding bromodomain-containing protein 7 isoform X5, protein MGKKHKKHKSEKHGYEEYGERPLKLVLKVSGNEVTTGSSSLDTFYDEQSADYDKPKDKKKKKKKDKERNLGSPEDDRGKKKMTKKKKGQDADGDDDREQSRTPIRSELDKLEEKEQTPLQEALNQLIRQLQRKDPSAFFSFPVTDLIAPGYSAIIKRPMDFSTMKDKVKKECYQSLDELKMDFRIMCENAMIYNKPETIYHKAARKLLHSGMKILSQERLESLKQSIEFMSDLDPSAQQLGKSEEQGGTSPDQNRGPVTTDTSKIPQTPSTPRQDKDSKDEAAKVEKELEEIRKVIEESGGKLSNRVLQCDLEFARRKSDGSTTLAILNAADLSAGDVGYCPVKLGMMSNRLQSGVNTLPGFREDKRNRTTPVSYVNYGPFASYAPTYDSSFANISKEDSDLIYSFYGEESSLQGSDSLTEFLAKSDEYVYKVADNLLDAITNGEHSKTLKDPAPQVEVPANTQEDKKDTEVTEPEATSCSGLEFLCTAEELSGEALHFQQKLDETTKLLRDLQEAQRERLSAKQPPNMICLLAPTAKELELAEKVTGNLAKLTGQVAPCDVSSIYGIRKAMGVAVPPEAAGPFTDLTTVQDMAEPMETLPSCQDAFPVVAV, encoded by the exons atggGAAAGAAGCACAAAAAGCACAAGTCTGAAAAACACGGTTATGAAG AATATGGAGAGAGGCCACTGAAACTAGTGTTAAAGGTGTCTGGAAACGAAGTTACGACGGGAAGCTCGAGCCTGGACACATTTTACGACGAACAGTCGGCGGACTATGACAAacccaaagacaaaaagaagaaaaagaagaaggataAAGAGAGAAACCTTGGGTCACCGGAGGACGatagaggaaagaaaaag atgacaaagaaaaagaaaggacaagatgctgatggtgatgatgacCGAGAGCAAAGCAGAACTCCTATTCGTTCAGAGCTGGATAAACTAGAAG AAAAAGAACAGACTCCTCTGCAAGAAGCTTTGAATCAACTCATCAGGCAGCTCCAACG GAAAGACCCCAGTGCATTCTTTTCATTTCCAGTGACAGACCTTATTGCTCCTGGCTATTCTGCAATTATCAAAAGGCCCATGGACTTTAGTACAATGAAGGACAAAGTAAAGAAAGAGTGCTACCAGTCACTGGATGAACTAAAG ATGGATTTCAGGATTATGTGTGAAAATGCCATGATTTACAACAAACCTGAGACAATCTATCATAAAGCTGCTCGGAAGCTGTTACACTCTGGAATGAAGATTTTGAGCCAG GAGAGACTGGAGAGTCTGAAGCAGAGCATAGAATTCATGTCTGACCTTGACCCTTCTGCCCAGCAACTAGGAAAGTCTGAGGAACAAGGGGGCACCAGCCCGGACCAGAACAGAGGACCTGTGACCACAGACACCAGCAAGATTCCCCAAACACCCAGCACACCCAG ACAGGACAAGGACTCTAAGGACGAAGCCGCAAAAGTAGAGAAGGAGTTGGAGGAAATCCGCAAGGTCATTGAGGAATCGGGAGGAAAGCTGTCCAACAGAGTGCTGCAGTGTGAT TTGGAGTTTGCCAGGCGAAAGTCTGATGGCTCCACCACTCTGGCCATCCTCAATGCAGCAGATCTCTCAGCAGGGG ATGTTGGTTATTGTCCTGTGAAACTGGGCATGATGTCCAACCGACTGCAGAGCGGTGTGAACACCCTGCCGGGCTTCAGGGAGGACAAGAGGAACCGCACCACTCCAG TGTCCTACGTGAACTACGGGCCATTTGCCTCCTACGCACCCACCTATGACTCGAGCTTCGCCAACATCAGTAAGGAGGATTCTGACCTTATTTACTCTTTCTACGGAGAAGAGTCCAGTCTGCAGGGATCAGACAG ctTGACAGAGTTCCTGGCCAAATCAGATGAGTACGTGTACAAAGTGGCAGACAATCTCCTGGATGCAATAACGAATGGAGAACATTCAAAAACTCTGAAGGACCCTGCCCCA CAGGTGGAGGTTCCCGCAAATACACAAGAGGACAAGAAAGATACGGAG GTAACTGAACCCGAAGCAACCAGTTGCAGTGGGCTTGAATTCCTGTGCACTGCTGAGGAGCTCTCTGGAG AGGCCTTGCACTTCCAGCAGAAATTGGACGAAACTACAAAGCTGCTGCGCGACTTGCAGGAAGCACAGAGAGAGCGACTAAGTGCCAAGCAGCCTCCAAACATGATCTGCTTGCTGGCCCCAACTGCCAAAGAGCTGGAGCTGG CTGAGAAGGTGACAGGGAACCTGGCTAAGCTGACTGGCCAAGTGGCCCCATGTGATGTCAGCAGCATCTACGGCATCAGGAAGGCCATGGGCGTTGCTGTACCTCCAGAAGCAGCTGGGCCCTTCACAGATCTCACTACag TGCAGGACATGGCTGAACCAATGGAGACCTTGCCCAGTTGCCAGGATGCATTTCCAGTTGTTGCTGTATAA
- the brd7 gene encoding bromodomain-containing protein 7 isoform X2 yields MGKKHKKHKSEKHGYEEYGERPLKLVLKVSGNEVTTGSSSLDTFYDEQSADYDKPKDKKKKKKKDKERNLGSPEDDRGKKKMTKKKKGQDADGDDDREQSRTPIRSELDKLEEKEQTPLQEALNQLIRQLQRKDPSAFFSFPVTDLIAPGYSAIIKRPMDFSTMKDKVKKECYQSLDELKMDFRIMCENAMIYNKPETIYHKAARKLLHSGMKILSQVGSFRERLESLKQSIEFMSDLDPSAQQLGKSEEQGGTSPDQNRGPVTTDTSKIPQTPSTPRQDKDSKDEAAKVEKELEEIRKVIEESGGKLSNRVLQCDLEFARRKSDGSTTLAILNAADLSAGDVGYCPVKLGMMSNRLQSGVNTLPGFREDKRNRTTPVSYVNYGPFASYAPTYDSSFANISKEDSDLIYSFYGEESSLQGSDSLTEFLAKSDEYVYKVADNLLDAITNGEHSKTLKDPAPQVEVPANTQEDKKDTEVTEPEATSCSGLEFLCTAEELSGEALHFQQKLDETTKLLRDLQEAQRERLSAKQPPNMICLLAPTAKELELAEKVTGNLAKLTGQVAPCDVSSIYGIRKAMGVAVPPEAAGPFTDLTTVQDMAEPMETLPSCQDAFPVVAV; encoded by the exons atggGAAAGAAGCACAAAAAGCACAAGTCTGAAAAACACGGTTATGAAG AATATGGAGAGAGGCCACTGAAACTAGTGTTAAAGGTGTCTGGAAACGAAGTTACGACGGGAAGCTCGAGCCTGGACACATTTTACGACGAACAGTCGGCGGACTATGACAAacccaaagacaaaaagaagaaaaagaagaaggataAAGAGAGAAACCTTGGGTCACCGGAGGACGatagaggaaagaaaaag atgacaaagaaaaagaaaggacaagatgctgatggtgatgatgacCGAGAGCAAAGCAGAACTCCTATTCGTTCAGAGCTGGATAAACTAGAAG AAAAAGAACAGACTCCTCTGCAAGAAGCTTTGAATCAACTCATCAGGCAGCTCCAACG GAAAGACCCCAGTGCATTCTTTTCATTTCCAGTGACAGACCTTATTGCTCCTGGCTATTCTGCAATTATCAAAAGGCCCATGGACTTTAGTACAATGAAGGACAAAGTAAAGAAAGAGTGCTACCAGTCACTGGATGAACTAAAG ATGGATTTCAGGATTATGTGTGAAAATGCCATGATTTACAACAAACCTGAGACAATCTATCATAAAGCTGCTCGGAAGCTGTTACACTCTGGAATGAAGATTTTGAGCCAGGTAGGAAGCTTCAGG GAGAGACTGGAGAGTCTGAAGCAGAGCATAGAATTCATGTCTGACCTTGACCCTTCTGCCCAGCAACTAGGAAAGTCTGAGGAACAAGGGGGCACCAGCCCGGACCAGAACAGAGGACCTGTGACCACAGACACCAGCAAGATTCCCCAAACACCCAGCACACCCAG ACAGGACAAGGACTCTAAGGACGAAGCCGCAAAAGTAGAGAAGGAGTTGGAGGAAATCCGCAAGGTCATTGAGGAATCGGGAGGAAAGCTGTCCAACAGAGTGCTGCAGTGTGAT TTGGAGTTTGCCAGGCGAAAGTCTGATGGCTCCACCACTCTGGCCATCCTCAATGCAGCAGATCTCTCAGCAGGGG ATGTTGGTTATTGTCCTGTGAAACTGGGCATGATGTCCAACCGACTGCAGAGCGGTGTGAACACCCTGCCGGGCTTCAGGGAGGACAAGAGGAACCGCACCACTCCAG TGTCCTACGTGAACTACGGGCCATTTGCCTCCTACGCACCCACCTATGACTCGAGCTTCGCCAACATCAGTAAGGAGGATTCTGACCTTATTTACTCTTTCTACGGAGAAGAGTCCAGTCTGCAGGGATCAGACAG ctTGACAGAGTTCCTGGCCAAATCAGATGAGTACGTGTACAAAGTGGCAGACAATCTCCTGGATGCAATAACGAATGGAGAACATTCAAAAACTCTGAAGGACCCTGCCCCA CAGGTGGAGGTTCCCGCAAATACACAAGAGGACAAGAAAGATACGGAG GTAACTGAACCCGAAGCAACCAGTTGCAGTGGGCTTGAATTCCTGTGCACTGCTGAGGAGCTCTCTGGAG AGGCCTTGCACTTCCAGCAGAAATTGGACGAAACTACAAAGCTGCTGCGCGACTTGCAGGAAGCACAGAGAGAGCGACTAAGTGCCAAGCAGCCTCCAAACATGATCTGCTTGCTGGCCCCAACTGCCAAAGAGCTGGAGCTGG CTGAGAAGGTGACAGGGAACCTGGCTAAGCTGACTGGCCAAGTGGCCCCATGTGATGTCAGCAGCATCTACGGCATCAGGAAGGCCATGGGCGTTGCTGTACCTCCAGAAGCAGCTGGGCCCTTCACAGATCTCACTACag TGCAGGACATGGCTGAACCAATGGAGACCTTGCCCAGTTGCCAGGATGCATTTCCAGTTGTTGCTGTATAA
- the brd7 gene encoding bromodomain-containing protein 7 isoform X8, with protein sequence MGKKHKKHKSEKHGYEEYGERPLKLVLKVSGNEVTTGSSSLDTFYDEQSADYDKPKDKKKKKKKDKERNLGSPEDDRGKKKMTKKKKGQDADGDDDREQSRTPIRSELDKLEAEKEQTPLQEALNQLIRQLQRKDPSAFFSFPVTDLIAPGYSAIIKRPMDFSTMKDKVKKECYQSLDELKMDFRIMCENAMIYNKPETIYHKAARKLLHSGMKILSQQLGKSEEQGGTSPDQNRGPVTTDTSKIPQTPSTPRQDKDSKDEAAKVEKELEEIRKVIEESGGKLSNRVLQCDLEFARRKSDGSTTLAILNAADLSAGDVGYCPVKLGMMSNRLQSGVNTLPGFREDKRNRTTPVSYVNYGPFASYAPTYDSSFANISKEDSDLIYSFYGEESSLQGSDSLTEFLAKSDEYVYKVADNLLDAITNGEHSKTLKDPAPQVEVPANTQEDKKDTEVTEPEATSCSGLEFLCTAEELSGEALHFQQKLDETTKLLRDLQEAQRERLSAKQPPNMICLLAPTAKELELAEKVTGNLAKLTGQVAPCDVSSIYGIRKAMGVAVPPEAAGPFTDLTTVQDMAEPMETLPSCQDAFPVVAV encoded by the exons atggGAAAGAAGCACAAAAAGCACAAGTCTGAAAAACACGGTTATGAAG AATATGGAGAGAGGCCACTGAAACTAGTGTTAAAGGTGTCTGGAAACGAAGTTACGACGGGAAGCTCGAGCCTGGACACATTTTACGACGAACAGTCGGCGGACTATGACAAacccaaagacaaaaagaagaaaaagaagaaggataAAGAGAGAAACCTTGGGTCACCGGAGGACGatagaggaaagaaaaag atgacaaagaaaaagaaaggacaagatgctgatggtgatgatgacCGAGAGCAAAGCAGAACTCCTATTCGTTCAGAGCTGGATAAACTAGAAG CAGAAAAAGAACAGACTCCTCTGCAAGAAGCTTTGAATCAACTCATCAGGCAGCTCCAACG GAAAGACCCCAGTGCATTCTTTTCATTTCCAGTGACAGACCTTATTGCTCCTGGCTATTCTGCAATTATCAAAAGGCCCATGGACTTTAGTACAATGAAGGACAAAGTAAAGAAAGAGTGCTACCAGTCACTGGATGAACTAAAG ATGGATTTCAGGATTATGTGTGAAAATGCCATGATTTACAACAAACCTGAGACAATCTATCATAAAGCTGCTCGGAAGCTGTTACACTCTGGAATGAAGATTTTGAGCCAG CAACTAGGAAAGTCTGAGGAACAAGGGGGCACCAGCCCGGACCAGAACAGAGGACCTGTGACCACAGACACCAGCAAGATTCCCCAAACACCCAGCACACCCAG ACAGGACAAGGACTCTAAGGACGAAGCCGCAAAAGTAGAGAAGGAGTTGGAGGAAATCCGCAAGGTCATTGAGGAATCGGGAGGAAAGCTGTCCAACAGAGTGCTGCAGTGTGAT TTGGAGTTTGCCAGGCGAAAGTCTGATGGCTCCACCACTCTGGCCATCCTCAATGCAGCAGATCTCTCAGCAGGGG ATGTTGGTTATTGTCCTGTGAAACTGGGCATGATGTCCAACCGACTGCAGAGCGGTGTGAACACCCTGCCGGGCTTCAGGGAGGACAAGAGGAACCGCACCACTCCAG TGTCCTACGTGAACTACGGGCCATTTGCCTCCTACGCACCCACCTATGACTCGAGCTTCGCCAACATCAGTAAGGAGGATTCTGACCTTATTTACTCTTTCTACGGAGAAGAGTCCAGTCTGCAGGGATCAGACAG ctTGACAGAGTTCCTGGCCAAATCAGATGAGTACGTGTACAAAGTGGCAGACAATCTCCTGGATGCAATAACGAATGGAGAACATTCAAAAACTCTGAAGGACCCTGCCCCA CAGGTGGAGGTTCCCGCAAATACACAAGAGGACAAGAAAGATACGGAG GTAACTGAACCCGAAGCAACCAGTTGCAGTGGGCTTGAATTCCTGTGCACTGCTGAGGAGCTCTCTGGAG AGGCCTTGCACTTCCAGCAGAAATTGGACGAAACTACAAAGCTGCTGCGCGACTTGCAGGAAGCACAGAGAGAGCGACTAAGTGCCAAGCAGCCTCCAAACATGATCTGCTTGCTGGCCCCAACTGCCAAAGAGCTGGAGCTGG CTGAGAAGGTGACAGGGAACCTGGCTAAGCTGACTGGCCAAGTGGCCCCATGTGATGTCAGCAGCATCTACGGCATCAGGAAGGCCATGGGCGTTGCTGTACCTCCAGAAGCAGCTGGGCCCTTCACAGATCTCACTACag TGCAGGACATGGCTGAACCAATGGAGACCTTGCCCAGTTGCCAGGATGCATTTCCAGTTGTTGCTGTATAA
- the brd7 gene encoding bromodomain-containing protein 7 isoform X4 — MGKKHKKHKSEKHGYEEYGERPLKLVLKVSGNEVTTGSSSLDTFYDEQSADYDKPKDKKKKKKKDKERNLGSPEDDRGKKKMTKKKKGQDADGDDDREQSRTPIRSELDKLEAEKEQTPLQEALNQLIRQLQRKDPSAFFSFPVTDLIAPGYSAIIKRPMDFSTMKDKVKKECYQSLDELKMDFRIMCENAMIYNKPETIYHKAARKLLHSGMKILSQERLESLKQSIEFMSDLDPSAQQLGKSEEQGGTSPDQNRGPVTTDTSKIPQTPSTPRQDKDSKDEAAKVEKELEEIRKVIEESGGKLSNRVLQCDLEFARRKSDGSTTLAILNAADLSAGDVGYCPVKLGMMSNRLQSGVNTLPGFREDKRNRTTPVSYVNYGPFASYAPTYDSSFANISKEDSDLIYSFYGEESSLQGSDSLTEFLAKSDEYVYKVADNLLDAITNGEHSKTLKDPAPQVEVPANTQEDKKDTEVTEPEATSCSGLEFLCTAEELSGEALHFQQKLDETTKLLRDLQEAQRERLSAKQPPNMICLLAPTAKELELAEKVTGNLAKLTGQVAPCDVSSIYGIRKAMGVAVPPEAAGPFTDLTTVQDMAEPMETLPSCQDAFPVVAV, encoded by the exons atggGAAAGAAGCACAAAAAGCACAAGTCTGAAAAACACGGTTATGAAG AATATGGAGAGAGGCCACTGAAACTAGTGTTAAAGGTGTCTGGAAACGAAGTTACGACGGGAAGCTCGAGCCTGGACACATTTTACGACGAACAGTCGGCGGACTATGACAAacccaaagacaaaaagaagaaaaagaagaaggataAAGAGAGAAACCTTGGGTCACCGGAGGACGatagaggaaagaaaaag atgacaaagaaaaagaaaggacaagatgctgatggtgatgatgacCGAGAGCAAAGCAGAACTCCTATTCGTTCAGAGCTGGATAAACTAGAAG CAGAAAAAGAACAGACTCCTCTGCAAGAAGCTTTGAATCAACTCATCAGGCAGCTCCAACG GAAAGACCCCAGTGCATTCTTTTCATTTCCAGTGACAGACCTTATTGCTCCTGGCTATTCTGCAATTATCAAAAGGCCCATGGACTTTAGTACAATGAAGGACAAAGTAAAGAAAGAGTGCTACCAGTCACTGGATGAACTAAAG ATGGATTTCAGGATTATGTGTGAAAATGCCATGATTTACAACAAACCTGAGACAATCTATCATAAAGCTGCTCGGAAGCTGTTACACTCTGGAATGAAGATTTTGAGCCAG GAGAGACTGGAGAGTCTGAAGCAGAGCATAGAATTCATGTCTGACCTTGACCCTTCTGCCCAGCAACTAGGAAAGTCTGAGGAACAAGGGGGCACCAGCCCGGACCAGAACAGAGGACCTGTGACCACAGACACCAGCAAGATTCCCCAAACACCCAGCACACCCAG ACAGGACAAGGACTCTAAGGACGAAGCCGCAAAAGTAGAGAAGGAGTTGGAGGAAATCCGCAAGGTCATTGAGGAATCGGGAGGAAAGCTGTCCAACAGAGTGCTGCAGTGTGAT TTGGAGTTTGCCAGGCGAAAGTCTGATGGCTCCACCACTCTGGCCATCCTCAATGCAGCAGATCTCTCAGCAGGGG ATGTTGGTTATTGTCCTGTGAAACTGGGCATGATGTCCAACCGACTGCAGAGCGGTGTGAACACCCTGCCGGGCTTCAGGGAGGACAAGAGGAACCGCACCACTCCAG TGTCCTACGTGAACTACGGGCCATTTGCCTCCTACGCACCCACCTATGACTCGAGCTTCGCCAACATCAGTAAGGAGGATTCTGACCTTATTTACTCTTTCTACGGAGAAGAGTCCAGTCTGCAGGGATCAGACAG ctTGACAGAGTTCCTGGCCAAATCAGATGAGTACGTGTACAAAGTGGCAGACAATCTCCTGGATGCAATAACGAATGGAGAACATTCAAAAACTCTGAAGGACCCTGCCCCA CAGGTGGAGGTTCCCGCAAATACACAAGAGGACAAGAAAGATACGGAG GTAACTGAACCCGAAGCAACCAGTTGCAGTGGGCTTGAATTCCTGTGCACTGCTGAGGAGCTCTCTGGAG AGGCCTTGCACTTCCAGCAGAAATTGGACGAAACTACAAAGCTGCTGCGCGACTTGCAGGAAGCACAGAGAGAGCGACTAAGTGCCAAGCAGCCTCCAAACATGATCTGCTTGCTGGCCCCAACTGCCAAAGAGCTGGAGCTGG CTGAGAAGGTGACAGGGAACCTGGCTAAGCTGACTGGCCAAGTGGCCCCATGTGATGTCAGCAGCATCTACGGCATCAGGAAGGCCATGGGCGTTGCTGTACCTCCAGAAGCAGCTGGGCCCTTCACAGATCTCACTACag TGCAGGACATGGCTGAACCAATGGAGACCTTGCCCAGTTGCCAGGATGCATTTCCAGTTGTTGCTGTATAA